ATAAGACACGCGAGCGCGTGTTGTATTCCCGGCGCTGTGAGTCGCGCGCGGCAATATATGCTGCCGGATAAGCAGCATCGTCTCCGATACCGAACAGAATTCCCCGACCTTCGGCTGTACAACCAGGGCAATCCTAGAAAGTACAAGCCTGGGTATCTGGTGACTGACTCCATGCTTCTGGATGGGATATCGGTCCGAATCGACGACTGGCAACTTCACGAAGCTGAAATCAAAAGCGTATCCCGTTGCCCACATAACAGTGGAGATTCCCACCCGTTGCGAGTTCAGTTCTGTCAACTCTTCCTGCTGATAGCCATCGAGCAATCGTGGGATGCTCTCGGTCGGAGCGGCCAACCCGACACGGCTAATGTAATCGTCGATCTTGCTTAGTCTTCTCAAGCAGCGCCTCGTCCGGCTGCGAGAGATCGAGGGGTTCGGCATAAGGGCTGCGTGCAGCTCAGATCCTCTGTGGGCCAGTAGACTTCGATCGTGTTGCCGTCAGGATCGTCGAAATAGAAGGCGAAGGACACGCGGTGGTTAAAGACGAACTTGATCGGAATATTCTTCTTCACAAAGCGCGCGTGGATGGACCGGAACTCGGCGAGTAAAAAGACCTTGAAGGCGATGTGCGCAAAAACGGGGTTGGCGAACAAGGCTATTTCGTGCGATTCCTCATCGGGACGGCTGCTCAGGAAGGCGGTCGCTCCGAGCGAATGATCGGGCGCGCTCCCGCCGACGATCTCCATGCCAAGAACGTCCCTGTAGAATTCCGCCGCCGCCGGGTTTGTAGCGCGTAATCCAACGTGGTGGATACCGGTGTTCGGGCAGCCAGCGTGCTTTCTCCTAGAGGCCTCCTTGGCGGACCATGCTTTACCACGGCTCAAGCTGGTATGCAATTTAACAGACATATACAGATGCTCCTTTGACCGCGCGGCCGTATCGTTGCCAAACGTTAGTGTGCGCGCAGAGTTTGATGGCCGTTTGACCATCATCGAGAGCATAGCGAGGGGGTTAAGAAGTTACTCACGAAAAGGAGCCATTCTTACAGAATCAAACCATAATTGCGGCGGTATTCGCGCGGGGCTACCCCGACGATTCTGCGGAAGGTGTTCGAAAAATGTCCATGGCTCGAAAAACCACAGTCTAGCGCGATATCGATCAGAGAATTGGAAGCTTTCTGCAGCAGGATCTTTGCTTCTTCGA
The sequence above is a segment of the Terriglobales bacterium genome. Coding sequences within it:
- a CDS encoding VOC family protein codes for the protein MSVKLHTSLSRGKAWSAKEASRRKHAGCPNTGIHHVGLRATNPAAAEFYRDVLGMEIVGGSAPDHSLGATAFLSSRPDEESHEIALFANPVFAHIAFKVFLLAEFRSIHARFVKKNIPIKFVFNHRVSFAFYFDDPDGNTIEVYWPTEDLSCTQPLCRTPRSLAAGRGAA